A genomic stretch from Thermomonospora umbrina includes:
- a CDS encoding MFS transporter, whose translation MYLSSSRATDSARRGGRGPRPLRRAISGNVLALGLVSLVTDVSAEMVTAVLPLYLVLTLGLSPLQYGLIDGGYAGVTAVVRLLGGQLADRFERRKLVAGVGYGLSAVCKLGLLGAGSSPYALGAVLAADRTGKGIRTAPRDALITLSSHPRDLGTAFGVHRAMDTAGALAGPFAAFAVLWAAPGAYDAVFVVSACLGVLGLLLLMLFVRDRPVRPRTRERRASASVRAALRLVVDRRFGPLCAASGLLGLVTISDGFLYLLLQRELDLAARWLPLLPVGTAVTFLLLAYGFGRLSDRAGARRVYLGGHLALPAAYALLLSPLTGIALVIGVLALHGAFYAATDGVLMAAAGPLVPEALRTSGLAILQTGQALARLVSSVLLGAAWTCWGPGPAVIAAALSLLVALPIAAWLLRFARPDIRA comes from the coding sequence ATGTACCTGTCCTCGAGCCGGGCGACGGACTCCGCACGCCGCGGGGGCCGTGGGCCGCGTCCCCTCCGCCGGGCGATCAGCGGCAACGTGCTGGCCCTCGGCCTGGTCAGCCTGGTCACCGACGTGTCGGCGGAGATGGTCACCGCCGTCCTGCCGCTCTATCTGGTCCTCACGCTGGGTCTGAGCCCGCTGCAGTACGGCCTGATCGACGGCGGCTACGCCGGGGTCACGGCGGTGGTGCGCCTGCTCGGCGGGCAACTGGCCGACCGCTTCGAGCGCCGCAAACTGGTCGCCGGCGTCGGATACGGCCTGTCCGCCGTCTGCAAGCTGGGGCTTCTCGGCGCGGGTTCCTCCCCGTACGCGCTGGGCGCGGTGCTGGCCGCCGACCGTACGGGCAAGGGCATCCGCACCGCCCCACGCGATGCGCTCATCACGCTGAGCAGCCACCCTCGCGACCTCGGCACGGCCTTCGGGGTGCATCGCGCGATGGACACGGCGGGCGCCCTGGCGGGTCCGTTCGCCGCGTTCGCCGTGCTGTGGGCGGCGCCGGGGGCGTACGACGCCGTCTTCGTCGTCAGCGCCTGCCTGGGCGTTCTCGGTCTCCTGCTGCTCATGCTGTTCGTCCGCGACCGGCCCGTTCGACCACGCACACGGGAGCGTCGCGCGTCGGCATCGGTGCGGGCGGCGCTCCGGCTGGTCGTCGACCGGCGGTTCGGGCCGCTGTGCGCGGCGTCCGGGCTCCTCGGCCTCGTCACCATCAGTGACGGATTCCTGTATCTGCTGCTGCAACGGGAGCTGGACCTGGCGGCGCGATGGCTCCCCCTGCTGCCGGTCGGCACCGCCGTCACGTTCCTCCTGCTCGCGTACGGGTTCGGCCGCCTGTCGGACCGCGCCGGCGCCCGCCGGGTGTACCTCGGCGGGCACCTGGCGCTGCCGGCCGCGTACGCCCTCCTCCTGTCGCCGCTCACCGGAATCGCCCTGGTCATCGGGGTCCTGGCGCTGCACGGGGCGTTCTACGCGGCGACCGACGGGGTGCTGATGGCGGCGGCCGGCCCGCTCGTGCCGGAGGCGCTGCGCACGAGCGGCCTGGCCATCCTCCAGACCGGTCAGGCGCTGGCCCGGCTGGTGTCCTCGGTGCTGCTGGGGGCGGCATGGACGTGCTGGGGGCCGGGCCCGGCGGTCATCGCGGCGGCGCTGTCGCTGCTCGTGGCACTGCCGATCGCCGCGTGGCTCCTGCGCTTCGCGAGACCGGACATCCGGGCCTGA